A genomic region of Raphanus sativus cultivar WK10039 chromosome 6, ASM80110v3, whole genome shotgun sequence contains the following coding sequences:
- the LOC108810066 gene encoding ABSCISIC ACID-INSENSITIVE 5-like protein 1 produces the protein MPIPESETSTFHVFNHNLQTQPQTYPQETAAEEHPPVGRQNSIMSLTLDEIQMKSGKSFGAMNMDELLANMWMTVEENNNNVGGAAAHQDGEKPTALPRQGSLSVPVPLCKKTVEEVWFEIQNGAVQQQPPPSSIAGQNPDEDNRRQQTLGEITLEDFLVKAGVVQEPLKTTMKMSSSDFGYNPEFGVGLHCQTQNNYGDNNRTVYSENRPFYSGIGESSSCMTGNGRSEQYLTGLNAFRIQKRIIDGPPEILMERRQRRMIKNRESAARSRARRQAYTVELELELNQLTEENMKLKKIVEENDKKRRQELMNRSIQITKEKNGEKLRRIRRMASTGW, from the exons ATGCCGATTCCCGAATCAGAGACATCGACCTTCCATGTATTTAACCACAATCTCCAAACGCAACCGCAAACGTATCCACAGGAAACCGCAGCAGAGGAGCACCCACCAGTAGGCAGACAAAACTCGATCATGTCGCTGACTCTTGACGAGATTCAGATGAAAAGCGGCAAGAGCTTCGGAGCAATGAACATGGACGAGCTCCTCGCGAACATGTGGATGACTGTCgaggaaaacaacaacaacgtcGGGGGAGCTGCCGCCCACCAGGATGGGGAGAAACCTACCGCACTGCCACGTCAAGGTTCGTTGTCAGTCCCCGTACCTTTGTGCAAGAAAACCGTCGAGGAAGTTTGGTTCGAGATACAAAACGGCGCCGTACAACAACAACCACCACCATCGTCCATTGCCGGTCAAAACCCCGACGAAGATAATCGCCGGCAACAAACCCTTGGCGAGATCACGCTTGAGGATTTTCTTGTTAAGGCTGGGGTTGTTCAAGAACCGTTAAAAACAACGATGAAGATGTCAAGTTCTGATTTCGGTTATAATCCCGAGTTCGGAGTCGGTTTACACTGTCAAACCCAAAACAATTATGGTGATAATAACCGGACAGTTTACAGTGAGAACCGGCCATTTTACTCGGGTATAGGAGAATCCTCAAGCTGCATGACCGGAAATGGGAGGAGTGAGCAGTACTTAACCGGTTTAAATGCTTTTCGGATCCAGAAACGGATAATTGACGGTCCACCCGAGATATTGATGGAGCGGAGACAGCGACGGATGATTAAAAACCGCGAGTCTGCGGCACGGTCTCGAGCCCGGAGACAA GCGTATACTGTGGAGTTGGAGTTGGAATTGAACCAACTCACGGAGGAAAACATGAAGCTGAAGAAAATTGTG GAAGAGAATGATAAGAAAAGAAGGCAAGAG CTGATGAACAGAAGCATCCAAATTACCAAAGAGAAGAATGGAGAAAAATTAAGGAGGATTCGCAGGATGGCTAGTACTGGGTGGTAG